One Punica granatum isolate Tunisia-2019 chromosome 3, ASM765513v2, whole genome shotgun sequence genomic window carries:
- the LOC116198578 gene encoding GDSL esterase/lipase At3g26430-like produces MEPKLSLVILTIFLLCSAAIHNGSRPVLALAPCDFPAIFNFGDSNSDTGGLSAVYGQAAWPAGETYFGHPAGRYADGRLVVDFIAQSFGLPFLSAYLDSVGTNFTHGANFATAGSTIRPQNTTIRQYGYSPISLDVQFNELYQFRRRSQVTRAKGGVFQKLMPKEEVFSRALYTFDIGQNDLTAGYFLNMSTSEVRAYIPDVLGQFKNIIKYVYGEGGRYFWIHNTGPVGCLPYVMDRIPVLASQIDSAGCASPFNEVAQDFNRGLKKVVDQLRKELPLAAITYVDVYSVKYSLISQPKKHGFTEPLRACCGHGGKYNYNKNHGCGSKITKGGHEVLIGKSCKDPQHYVNWDGVHFTEAANKQIFDHIVSGLLSDNKTPLRMACHRV; encoded by the exons ATGGAGCCCAAGCTCTCTCTCGTAATCCTCACCATCTTCCTCCTTTGCTCTGCAGCCATCCACAATGGTTCGCGGCCAGTGTTAGCCCTGGCTCCATGTGATTTTCCGGCGATATTCAACTTCGGGGACTCAAACTCCGACACTGGCGGCCTCTCTGCAGTGTATGGACAGGCGGCTTGGCCTGCTGGTGAGACCTACTTCGGCCATCCGGCAGGGCGGTATGCCGATGGCCGTCTCGTCGTGGACTTCattg CTCAAAGCTTCGGATTGCCGTTCCTCAGCGCTTACTTGGACTCAGTGGGCACCAACTTCACTCACGGGGCAAACTTTGCCACGGCCGGCTCGACCATTAGGCCCCAGAACACCACGATAAGGCAGTACGGGTACAGTCCCATCTCCCTTGATGTTCAGTTCAACGAGCTCTACCAGTTCCGCCGCAGGTCCCAGGTCACTCGTGCCAAAG GTGGAGTATTTCAGAAGCTCATGCCCAAGGAAGAAGTTTTCTCGAGGGCTCTATACACATTTGACATCGGGCAGAATGACCTGACTGCTGGCTATTTCCTCAACATGTCCACCTCCGAAGTGAGAGCGTACATCCCCGATGTCCTCGGCCAGTTCAAGAACATCATCAAG TATGTGTACGGGGAGGGAGGCAGGTACTTTTGGATCCATAACACGGGCCCGGTGGGATGCCTCCCGTACGTAATGGACCGAATCCCCGTCCTGGCTTCACAGATCGATAGCGCCGGGTGCGCCTCGCCCTTCAATGAGGTAGCCCAAGACTTCAACCGGGGGCTCAAGAAGGTAGTCGACCAGTTGAGGAAGGAATTGCCCCTGGCTGCAATCACTTACGTCGATGTTTACTCCGTGAAGTATTCTCTCATCAGCCAGCCGAAGAAACACG GATTTACAGAGCCGTTGAGAGCATGTTGTGGTCACGGTGGAAAGTACAACTACAATAAGAACCACGGGTGCGGGTCGAAGATCACCAAGGGCGGGCATGAAGTACTGATCGGGAAGTCGTGCAAGGATCCACAGCATTACGTGAACTGGGACGGGGTCCACTTCACCGAGGCAGCAAACAAGCAGATCTTCGATCACATAGTCAGCGGGTTGTTGTCGGACAACAAGACCCCGTTAAGAATGGCTTGCCATAGGGTTTGA